A part of Fervidobacterium thailandense genomic DNA contains:
- the rimM gene encoding ribosome maturation factor RimM (Essential for efficient processing of 16S rRNA), whose translation MRRVEELLKEKVPIGVLSNTHGLEGDMKFYFFSNVPSLATKLTEAIAYNEQLKKFVMVRFEKVRKAHEYYIVHLVGVNTVAEAEKLKGFVVYVDKSFFPKSKDGEYYFFELFGAEVYDESNVNLGIVDDIIETGSNDVLVVKKGKEEMLVPVIERYIVSIDKENKKIVIRVPEWME comes from the coding sequence ATGAGGCGCGTTGAGGAACTCTTGAAGGAAAAGGTACCCATAGGTGTGTTGAGCAACACACACGGTCTTGAAGGTGATATGAAGTTTTACTTTTTCTCAAACGTTCCAAGTTTAGCCACTAAGTTGACAGAGGCAATCGCTTACAACGAGCAGCTAAAAAAGTTTGTGATGGTGAGATTTGAAAAAGTCAGAAAGGCCCACGAGTACTACATCGTTCACTTGGTTGGTGTCAACACAGTTGCCGAAGCCGAGAAACTCAAGGGCTTTGTTGTGTACGTTGACAAGTCGTTCTTTCCGAAATCCAAGGATGGAGAGTATTACTTCTTCGAGCTCTTCGGTGCGGAAGTTTACGACGAATCGAATGTCAACCTTGGAATCGTGGACGACATAATTGAAACAGGAAGCAACGACGTTTTGGTGGTGAAAAAAGGCAAAGAAGAGATGCTCGTCCCCGTTATCGAACGGTACATCGTGAGTATAGACAAGGAAAACAAGAAGATCGTCATAAGGGTCCCGGAATGGATGGAGTGA
- the trmD gene encoding tRNA (guanosine(37)-N1)-methyltransferase TrmD, with product MRISILTIFPDFVRVVKEYGVVSQAVENGILEIEIFNLRDFAKDKHKTVDDYPYGGGPGMVMKPAPFFEFFKFYNETYGKPYVVLTSPQGDVLNNSIARELASKDHLLIICGRYEGIDERVMKFVDREISIGDYVLTGGELPAMVIVDVVSRFVPGVVDEESVKNDSFYNDLLDHPHYTRPRVIEDMRVPEVLISGNHEEVELWRRKESLKKTMLKRPDLFMKHQFDEIDKRALLSLFRELMADAK from the coding sequence CTGCGGATTAGTATACTGACCATATTCCCCGATTTTGTAAGAGTGGTGAAGGAGTACGGTGTCGTTTCCCAGGCGGTGGAGAACGGCATACTGGAGATAGAAATCTTCAACCTCAGGGATTTTGCAAAAGACAAGCACAAGACGGTCGATGACTACCCGTACGGTGGCGGTCCTGGAATGGTCATGAAACCCGCCCCGTTCTTTGAGTTCTTCAAGTTTTACAACGAGACGTACGGTAAACCTTACGTTGTGCTCACTTCACCACAAGGTGACGTGTTAAACAACTCTATCGCGCGCGAATTGGCCAGCAAAGACCACCTACTTATAATCTGTGGCCGTTACGAAGGTATCGATGAACGTGTTATGAAATTCGTTGATCGGGAAATATCGATAGGTGATTACGTTCTAACCGGTGGAGAACTACCAGCAATGGTGATAGTTGACGTTGTCTCAAGATTCGTTCCAGGTGTCGTTGATGAAGAGTCAGTGAAGAACGATTCGTTTTACAACGACCTTCTTGATCATCCACATTACACAAGGCCACGTGTGATCGAAGACATGAGAGTTCCAGAGGTGCTCATCAGTGGCAACCATGAAGAGGTCGAACTCTGGAGGCGTAAAGAATCTTTGAAGAAGACAATGCTCAAACGTCCCGATTTGTTCATGAAGCATCAATTTGACGAAATTGACAAAAGGGCGCTTCTGAGCCTGTTCAGGGAGCTGATGGCCGATGCTAAGTAA
- a CDS encoding RNA methyltransferase yields MLSKIYVALIHYPVLGRDGRIITTAVTNLDIHDIARTSRTYNVKRYYVVTHLPAQQDIVRKVLGYWTEGFGKTYNPNRSDALSIVELKSYVEDVIEAIEKEEGARPIVMFTSAKVRPNTITYEEGKRIILETERPVLLLFGTGWGMPKELEEMCDYSLEPVRGKGDFNHLSVRAAVAIILDRLIGENYENR; encoded by the coding sequence ATGCTAAGTAAGATTTATGTTGCGCTAATACACTACCCTGTGCTAGGTAGGGACGGGCGGATTATAACGACGGCCGTTACAAACCTTGATATTCACGATATTGCGCGAACTTCGAGAACTTACAACGTAAAACGGTATTATGTGGTTACACACTTACCAGCACAACAAGATATCGTGAGGAAGGTTCTTGGTTACTGGACCGAAGGCTTTGGTAAAACTTACAATCCAAACAGATCTGATGCACTTTCCATAGTCGAGCTGAAGTCCTACGTTGAGGATGTGATAGAAGCCATCGAGAAAGAAGAAGGCGCGCGACCAATTGTGATGTTCACTTCGGCAAAGGTACGCCCCAATACAATAACTTACGAAGAGGGTAAACGGATCATACTCGAGACCGAACGCCCAGTGTTACTACTCTTTGGAACAGGTTGGGGCATGCCTAAAGAGCTCGAGGAGATGTGCGACTATTCTCTTGAGCCTGTCAGAGGAAAGGGAGACTTCAACCACCTATCCGTCAGGGCTGCTGTTGCGATCATTCTCGACAGATTGATAGGTGAAAATTACGAAAATCGCTGA
- the rplS gene encoding 50S ribosomal protein L19 — translation MDNLVRIIEKSQMKEVPEFRPGDTVRVHVKVKEGDKERIQAYEGIVISIRGSGISKTFTVRRIAAGGIGVERIFPLYAPTIDKIEVVRRGKVRRAKLYYLRDVKGKVKIKERKQ, via the coding sequence ATGGACAACCTTGTTAGGATCATCGAAAAGAGCCAGATGAAAGAAGTGCCGGAATTCAGACCGGGTGACACCGTTAGGGTGCACGTAAAAGTTAAGGAAGGTGACAAGGAAAGGATTCAGGCTTACGAAGGTATTGTTATATCCATAAGGGGTTCTGGCATCAGCAAAACGTTTACAGTTAGGAGGATCGCAGCCGGCGGCATCGGTGTTGAAAGGATCTTCCCACTTTATGCTCCAACGATCGACAAGATCGAAGTGGTGCGACGCGGTAAAGTGCGCAGGGCAAAACTTTATTACCTCAGGGATGTAAAAGGTAAGGTGAAGATAAAGGAAAGAAAACAGTGA
- the lepB gene encoding signal peptidase I, producing MSKDTKKNVKSSGKGVKHYLKETLITFLYAIVAATIIRLFVFETMLVPTPSMVPTINVGDRLFVEKITYSAREPEIGEIVVFYTPFPDERAQAMLRAFDKFMDMFSPREFKGSVKYVKRLVAKEGDVITLKQVDGNWKLFVNGEIPEHLRNVNYEPDGIFKYPKLWEYMAKASELKKKNLSEYRQFLFEIAQQEGTGLANIIFSVLGGFDPVPLGIDYSVFIERYLKPAGIKFSDYVWEENGQVYVKIPKGFYFFMGDNSPQSLDSRFFGFVPKKAVIGRPILRIWPFRSFGPIQPIPNDSK from the coding sequence ATGTCAAAGGATACAAAGAAAAATGTTAAGAGTTCTGGAAAGGGTGTAAAGCACTACCTCAAAGAAACGCTAATCACGTTCCTGTACGCAATCGTAGCGGCAACGATAATTAGGTTGTTCGTTTTTGAAACAATGCTCGTTCCCACACCATCGATGGTCCCCACGATTAACGTGGGGGATCGTCTTTTTGTTGAGAAGATTACTTACTCCGCAAGGGAGCCGGAAATCGGGGAAATTGTGGTTTTTTACACCCCATTTCCTGATGAACGAGCGCAAGCGATGCTCCGTGCATTCGATAAATTCATGGACATGTTTTCTCCTCGCGAGTTCAAGGGTTCGGTCAAGTACGTAAAAAGGCTCGTTGCGAAAGAGGGAGATGTAATCACACTAAAGCAGGTCGATGGAAACTGGAAGCTCTTTGTCAATGGAGAAATTCCTGAACATTTGAGAAACGTAAATTACGAACCAGATGGTATATTCAAGTATCCAAAGCTTTGGGAATACATGGCTAAGGCTTCGGAACTCAAAAAGAAAAATTTGTCTGAATACCGTCAGTTTCTTTTTGAGATAGCGCAACAAGAGGGCACTGGGTTAGCGAACATTATTTTCAGCGTGCTTGGTGGATTTGATCCCGTACCGTTAGGAATAGACTATTCCGTTTTCATTGAAAGGTACCTAAAGCCCGCGGGCATAAAGTTCTCGGATTACGTATGGGAAGAAAACGGGCAAGTGTACGTGAAAATTCCGAAAGGTTTCTACTTCTTCATGGGTGACAATTCCCCGCAAAGTCTCGATAGTAGGTTCTTCGGGTTTGTACCGAAAAAGGCAGTCATCGGCCGTCCCATCCTACGTATCTGGCCGTTCCGAAGTTTCGGGCCGATACAACCAATTCCGAACGATTCGAAATAA
- a CDS encoding LPP20 family lipoprotein, with protein sequence MEKLLLILAAVAVVGLAVFFLMPKPSEKWIEADGVKIWKLPDSADNIQIDGSKTASVKRLAQSNRLLLFVGETVWSGTPQDREVAKLRAYQQLAEFLEAKVSTFAQLVEGQLSSVQISGQKQNELKSVSLSAYKRITELFANAKLQGAYVYASWRVKVDNNYRFYVLLVYDPEETRKFAAQQSEVNEALAELGKWDVDFFKALDAVIDEALKGTPMAPATQPTLSDGKVQQPSPGTPPATGQPKPPVQEPVISQPTFATALRGVGEAFGVTELEAEEKAKKNALLNLSEQLYVDVRTTTKLQELINQVVTGKYFQERSQVIYEKIVETKSEFEFVDVFFRTVEKKVVSNRYYAKVEALVDAENTRATFETYVSVKLAESLLDSRMIFNAKKIVDRYEPLLQKYKFPPRISQEVGLAISRIKSAYADVEKMIKNINSQNVNDKKSALKVAGMINELETYVADLPDGMIDRERLREYSQDIRIEVRGGDEVFLGEQVRLTAKVSDPAVSSLRVYGEKVEVPGIVNLKDGTSEFSCVVKAIDSRTTVSLGGVVTATWTPKRVSVNPDVLRVTFRDERMLGILAGGTTKLPGDTKVLRERATKEALMKIVKKAAAEILIGKDRELLDVPIDEYIVSKVIGAMDYEINASGEYQGLYFVVVDAKIDRQNFENALVDALRRAPTGFALLIVEGDSSGYVESKMVEKLVGAGIKLVSKDFSRKLLEEQKRTGYSLSTLGRLAALSVARYVLYTTVNAPSTYVSDYKTYSVRLLATTQVIDSVTGNIVAAHRFEDVNSGATPEVALSKTVGSQKFAEYVQSIINSLMFENVDIKKVYRYTFNLERATYGSILLDNLRLRLPDLKEVEKVDTKLVVETAAPPEELDRILKSLDTLKIRKIADFSYQVSR encoded by the coding sequence ATGGAAAAATTGCTCCTAATCTTAGCTGCAGTCGCGGTCGTTGGACTTGCGGTTTTCTTTTTAATGCCAAAGCCAAGTGAGAAGTGGATCGAAGCGGACGGTGTGAAGATTTGGAAATTACCCGATAGCGCGGACAATATTCAGATTGATGGTTCGAAAACTGCATCGGTTAAGAGACTTGCACAATCTAACCGTTTACTACTTTTCGTTGGGGAAACTGTTTGGTCAGGCACTCCGCAAGATCGTGAGGTTGCAAAGTTGCGCGCCTATCAACAACTTGCAGAATTCCTCGAAGCTAAGGTGTCAACTTTTGCGCAGCTTGTTGAAGGTCAACTTTCTTCCGTTCAGATTTCAGGTCAAAAACAGAACGAGTTAAAAAGTGTTTCGCTTTCAGCGTACAAGCGTATAACCGAACTGTTCGCAAATGCAAAATTACAAGGCGCCTACGTTTACGCTTCCTGGAGAGTCAAAGTTGACAACAATTACCGCTTCTACGTTTTACTCGTTTACGACCCCGAGGAAACGAGAAAGTTCGCTGCCCAGCAAAGTGAAGTAAACGAGGCCTTAGCAGAACTTGGGAAGTGGGACGTCGATTTCTTTAAAGCATTGGATGCGGTTATCGATGAAGCGCTGAAGGGAACCCCTATGGCTCCGGCAACACAACCAACACTATCCGATGGCAAGGTTCAACAACCATCTCCCGGTACGCCACCGGCAACTGGACAACCAAAACCTCCTGTCCAAGAGCCTGTTATTTCACAGCCCACTTTCGCAACCGCTTTGAGGGGAGTAGGCGAAGCTTTTGGTGTGACGGAACTTGAAGCCGAAGAAAAGGCGAAGAAAAATGCTTTGCTCAACCTTTCCGAGCAACTTTATGTAGACGTTAGAACTACGACAAAGCTTCAGGAACTCATTAACCAGGTAGTCACCGGAAAGTACTTCCAGGAAAGATCTCAGGTGATTTACGAAAAGATAGTCGAAACGAAGTCAGAATTCGAATTCGTTGACGTGTTTTTCAGAACGGTTGAGAAAAAGGTGGTCAGCAATAGGTACTACGCAAAAGTTGAAGCGCTGGTCGATGCCGAGAATACGAGAGCTACCTTTGAAACATACGTCTCCGTTAAACTTGCCGAATCTCTGCTTGATTCCAGGATGATTTTCAACGCAAAGAAAATCGTTGATAGATACGAACCGTTGCTACAAAAGTACAAATTCCCACCGAGGATATCACAGGAAGTCGGCCTGGCCATCTCTAGGATAAAGTCAGCTTACGCGGATGTTGAAAAGATGATAAAGAACATAAATTCTCAAAATGTAAACGACAAAAAGAGTGCGCTAAAAGTTGCCGGCATGATAAACGAACTTGAGACGTACGTTGCGGACTTACCAGATGGAATGATTGATAGGGAGAGACTGAGAGAGTACTCGCAGGATATACGCATAGAAGTACGTGGTGGCGACGAGGTGTTCCTCGGTGAACAAGTTAGGTTAACCGCTAAGGTAAGCGATCCGGCAGTTTCCTCACTACGCGTGTACGGCGAGAAAGTCGAGGTACCAGGTATTGTTAACCTCAAGGACGGGACTTCGGAATTTTCGTGCGTGGTTAAGGCTATTGATTCCAGAACCACAGTTTCCTTAGGTGGTGTAGTTACCGCTACTTGGACACCGAAGAGAGTATCGGTAAACCCTGATGTTTTGAGAGTAACATTCAGGGACGAGAGGATGCTTGGAATTCTTGCCGGCGGTACTACCAAACTTCCAGGTGATACCAAGGTTTTACGAGAGCGGGCAACCAAGGAAGCTTTGATGAAAATAGTCAAGAAAGCGGCTGCTGAGATACTCATCGGAAAAGATAGGGAGCTTTTGGACGTTCCCATTGACGAATACATCGTTAGCAAAGTTATTGGCGCAATGGACTACGAAATAAACGCCTCGGGTGAATATCAAGGTCTCTACTTCGTGGTTGTCGATGCCAAGATAGACAGGCAAAATTTTGAAAACGCGCTGGTTGATGCTTTAAGGAGAGCACCGACAGGATTTGCCTTGTTGATAGTCGAGGGAGATTCTTCCGGGTATGTCGAGTCGAAGATGGTTGAAAAGCTTGTTGGGGCTGGTATAAAACTCGTCTCCAAAGACTTTTCAAGAAAACTTCTTGAAGAACAAAAAAGAACCGGCTACAGCCTTTCCACCTTGGGCCGATTAGCGGCACTATCGGTGGCGCGTTACGTACTTTACACGACCGTCAATGCTCCATCGACGTACGTCTCCGATTACAAGACTTATTCTGTTAGGTTGCTTGCAACAACCCAGGTGATCGATTCTGTCACAGGGAACATAGTGGCTGCGCATCGTTTCGAAGATGTGAACTCAGGTGCCACACCAGAAGTGGCACTCTCAAAAACAGTGGGCAGTCAAAAGTTTGCAGAGTACGTGCAGTCGATTATTAATTCTCTGATGTTTGAAAATGTCGACATTAAGAAGGTTTACAGGTACACTTTTAATCTCGAACGAGCGACGTACGGTTCGATACTACTGGACAACTTGAGGTTACGCCTACCTGACTTGAAAGAAGTTGAAAAGGTTGACACAAAGTTAGTAGTTGAGACCGCAGCTCCACCCGAAGAACTTGATAGAATTTTGAAGAGTTTGGATACTCTGAAAATAAGGAAGATCGCAGATTTTAGTTATCAGGTTTCACGTTAG